Within Thermodesulfovibrio thiophilus DSM 17215, the genomic segment ACTCAACTATTTCAGATACTTCTTTCCGAAGATAAAGCCTTAAATCCGTAGCAACCTGGTCATTTCTTGAGCGGGCGGTGTGAAGTTTTGCGCCAGTAGCGCCAATTTTATCAATAAGTGCTCTTTCAATGTTCATATGAACATCTTCAAGCTCTGTTCTGAATACAAATCTTCCTTCTTCAATTTCTTTTGATATCTCCTGAAGACCCTCGATTAATTGATTTAGCTCTTTATCATCAATGATGCCCTGTTTGTGCAGCATCTTTGCATGTGCAATGCTGCCTTCAATATCCTCTTTCCAGAGTCTCCTGTCAAAAGAAACTGATTCAGAGAATTCTTCAAGGATTTTCGCTGTCTTATCTTTGAACCTTCCACCCCAGGGTTTTTTCATTCTTCTACCTTTGCCTGACGCTCTTTCTGTCTCTGCTCGATTATTTTCTGTGCTATATGTGATGGAACTTCTTCATAGTGGGAAAATTCCATTGAGTATATTCCTCTTCCCGATGTCATACTGTGAAGCTGATTTGCATATGTGAGCATCTCTGCCATAGGAATAAGAGCGATTATCTTTTGATTACCTCCTGCCTGAGGTTCCACTCCCTGAACTTTACCTCTTCTTGCATTGAGGTCTCCTATTACTGTTCCAAGCGTTTCATCTGGAACAATAATTTCTGCCTTCATGATTGGTTCAAGCAATACAGGTTTTGCATCCATAAATGCTTTTTTCAAAGCCATGGAACCTGCTATCTTAAATGCCATCTCTGATGAATCAACAGGATGGTAAGAACCATCATAAAGTGTGACTTTCAAATCTATTATAGGATAGTATGCAAGGATTCCCTCTTTCATTGTTTCAAGAATTCCTTTCTCAACAGCCGGACGATACTGCTGTGGAATTACACCTCCAACTATCTTATCCACAAATTGATATCCTTCACCTCTTGGAAGTGGCTCTATTTCTATCCAACAGTCTCCATACTGACCTCTTCCGCCTGACTGTTTTTTGTATTTACCCTGTGCCCTGGCAGTCGCCCTTATTGTTTCTCTGTATGGAACCTTGGGTGCCATGAGATTCACTTCAACACCGAACTTTCTCTTTAGTTTTTCAAGTGCAACTTCTATATGAACCTGTCCCATTCCGCTTAAAATCATATCTTTTGATTCCTCATCTCTTACAAACTTAAGAGTTGGATCTTCTTCAAGGAGTTTATGAAGTCCTGCACTTACTTTTTCTTCATCTCCTCTTGTTTTTGGTGCAATTGCAAAGGATATAATAGGCTCTGTAAATCTGACTTCAGAAAGCATTATGGGATTATTTTCATCACAGAGTGTATGCCCTGTTAATGTATCTTTAAGTTTAACAGTTGCGACAATCTCTCCAGGTCCGGCTTTCTGACATGGATTAAGAGTCTTGCCCATTACATAATAAATCTGTCCGATTCTCTCCTTTGTTCCTGTATTTGGATTTAAAACATTAGAATCAGCCTTAAGCACACCGGAGAATATTCTTATATAAGAAATTTTGCCAGTAAAAGGGTCAACTAAAGTTTTAAAAACATATCCTGTAAAAGGCTCTGACTCATCTGGTTGTCTTATAGCTTCTTTTGCATCTCTGGGATTTATTCCCTTTATTGGATAAATATTAGCTCTCTCTTTGGGATCTGGAAGTGTTAGTATTATACTGTCAAGTAATGCATCAACTCCTATCCCAAGCAATGCTGATCCTGCCAAAACAGGAATGAATCTTCTTGCAATGGATGCATCGTGCAATCCTTTTATTAACTCTTCCTCTGTCAATTCCTGACCTTCCAGATACTTTTCAAGAAGGCTGTCATCAAGCTCTGCAATCTTTTCGACAAACTTTTTCCTGTATTCTTCAACTCTGGCAGTTAATTCATCCGGAATTGGCGCTTCTTTTATAGATTTTCCATCCTGTAGTATCGCTCTTAAAGAAATTAAATCAACAATGCCTTTTAAATTATCTCCTTCTCCAATTGGCAGGGTTAAAGGAATTGCTTCCTGTCCGAAAACTTTTTCAATTTCCGCCACTGCTCTATCAAAGGATGAATTCTCTTTATCAAGTTTGTTCACAAAGACAACTCTTGGAAGATCATAATCATCACAATATTTCCAGATTCTTTCTGTTTCAGCCTTAACACCAGAAAGAGCACTTACTATAACAACAGCGCCATCCACAACTCTGAGAGCATTTTTCGTATCTTCAAGAAAGTTAACAAAACCGGGGGTGTCTATGATGTTAATTCTGTAATCTTTATAATCACAGTAAGCTACCTTGCAGCTCAGAGTCATATTTCTTGAAAGTTCTTCTGGCTCATAATCAATTACTTTTCCAGATGTCTCGCCTGTAACAACTCTGTCAATCTGTCCTGTTTTAAAAAGTATCTGTTCTGCAAGTTTTGTATTACCTGCACCTGCATGGGCAACAATTGCAATGTTTCTGATTTTTGTGATATCTCTACTCATAAAACCCTCCTCGATTTATAGATTCTTTAAGTCAAATTTTTCTAAATCTATTCTGTCATTAGTTTATTATTAATACCAAACATGAATAGGTTAAAATCACTCAAAAACTCTTTTATAGATATATTCAATATTTCTTGTGTAGTAGTTTAAATCAAAAATATCCTTTATTTCATCTTCACCAAGATATTTTTTTACTACTTTATCTTTTAATAACAGATCCATAAAAGATCTGCCTTCCTTCCAGCTCTGCATAGCATTTGATTGAACGATTTTATATGCTTCTTCACGAGTAAGACCCTTATCAACAAGAGCAAGCAACACTCTTTGAGAGTTGTATAATCCATAACTCAGATTGATATTTCTTAACATCCTTTCAGGATAAACTCTTAAATCCTTGATTATCCCATACAGTCTGGTTAGCATATAATCAACAAGAATACAGTTATCTGGAATAATCACTCTTTCAACAGAGGAATGAGAGATATCCCTGTCATGCCATAATGCAATGTTCTCAAAGCTTGCAAATGCATTACTACGAACAAGCCTTGCAAGTCCGCACAGATTCTCACATCCCACAGGGTTTCTTTTATGAGGCATGGCAGATGATCCTTTCTGTCCTTCAGTGAATGGTTCTTCTGCTTCAAAAACTTCAGTTCTCTGGAGATGCCTTATTTCCAGTGCAACCTTTTCCACTAATGCTGCAATCAAGGCAAGAACACTTAAAAACTCAGCATGTCTGTCTCTCTGTACAACCTGAGTTGCCACTGGTTCAGGTTTTAAATTCAGTTTACGAAGCGCAATGTCTTCAATTTCTGGAGGTATATTGGAAAATGTTCCAACAGCTCCTGAAATTTTTCCAATACTTATTCTATCGATTGCCGATTGAATTCTTTCAATGTTTCTGCTGGTTTCCTCATACCAGAGAGCAAATCTCAAACCAAATGATGTTGGCTCTGCATGAACACCATGACTCCTACCCATGCAAACAGTATCTTTATATTGGAAAGCCTTTTTTTTGAAGATTTCTTTAAGTTTAATAAGATCCTTGAGTATAAGATCTGATGCCTCTTTTATCTGCAAAGCCAGTGCTGTATCAACAACATCAGAAGACGTAAGTCCCATATGAATGTATCTTGATACCGGACCAACACTTTCAGCAACAGATGTAAGAAAGGCAATTACATCGTGTTTTACAGTTTTTTCGATCTCATCAATTCGTTGAATGTCAAAACTGGCTTTTTGTTTGATTTGCCTTAAAGCATCTGTTGGAATTTTACCAAGCTCAGCCCATGCCTCACAGACAGCAATCTCGACTTCAAGCCATTTTCTGAATTTGTTCTCCATGCTCCATATCTGTCCCATCTCTTTTCTTGTATACCTCGTAATCATTGATTGGCCTCCCGTATGATTCTTTCAGGTTTTATTATTATGCCATTACTGAGTCCTATTCCTAATATTCTACCGATTTTATCTTTTATTTTTACATAGCCAGCAGGTAAAATCCCGCTTGTTATTTTAATAAAATTTCCATTTAAAAATTTGCTCGCAAATGCATCCTGTATTGTAAGCGAAGGAAGAAAATACAATGCCTCATCTATGGTTAAAATGCTTTTCAAAAAATGAGAAGAGTTCCTACTATGCTCAGATGAACAAAATAATCGCAACTGCTCTAAATTAATTGAATTTTCTATTTTGAACTCTCCAATTCGTGTACGTACAAGCTCCACAATATGCGCTCCCACTCCTACATCAATTCCTATATCATAGCAAAGAGATCTTACATATGTTCCTTTACCACATATCACTCTGAACGTAACAAAAGGTGGCTGAAACTTCTCTACTGTTATTGATTTAATGAAAATTCTCTTGGGTTTTCTTTCGACCTCTACACCTTTCCTTGCAAACTTATGCAGAGGACTGCCATTCACTTTTACGGCTGAATACATTGGAGGGATCTGCATTATTTCACCGATGTATTTTTCTATTATTTTTTCAATATCTCTCCTATTAAGATCAAATTTTTCCACCACTCTGGTTATTTTCCCTTCAGCATCATAACTATCTGTCACCACACCAAACCTTGCTTTAAATACATACTCTTTTTCAAGATCCATAAGCATTGAAGTTATCTTTGTGGCTTCATTTAGACAGACAAGCAGTACTCCTGTTGCCATTGGATCAAGTGTACCAGAATGGCCGGCTTTTTTAATTTTTAGAATTCTTCTTACCTCAGTTACCGCATTCTGACTTGTAATACTTTTTGGTTTATCAAGAATTAAAACTGCGTTCATAAAAGTTTTATCGGACCACCCAATCCTTTCAATTCAAAACTTATGATAAAACTAAACTCTGATGTCTCTCTTCCATCTCTATAAATGGGTTTTCTTTTCAGTGATACAATACTTGCCCAGCATTTTTCAGCATATCTTACATCAAGCGATGTATCTCTCAATCTTTCTCCATGTTGTTTCTTGTCATAGTTTATATTGCCAGCAAATGACCATTTTTCAGTTAATTGCTTAACAATTGTCATTGAATAATTATTTATTCCTCCTGTATCTCCTTGATCACGGTACTGTCCTCTTATTGTAGGAGCCCACAGATAAGACGGGCTTACTGTATTATCTCTTGTGTATCTATGACCCAATGATATAGATGTTGTTGGATCAGGATTGAAACCTATCCAGTTATTAAATGTTTCTGTTCTTTTTTTTGTTATATTCTGATATGTATCAAATCCAAGGCTTATTTTCCAGAAAGAAAGTTTTGTTTCAAACAAAATAGGATAAAGATTGTCCCAGTCGTTTTTGGCTCTGAAATCATATACCTGAGCAATTCTTGCTTCAAGAGTAAACTTTCTAAAAATTAATTTATTATACACTCCTGCTCTTATAAGAGATGTATCCTCAATAAATTCTGCTTCCTCTAAAACTGGTGGTTTATTGTTAACTTCTATGAAAACTCCTTCAACAAATGGCTCAGCTATATGTGTAAAGTTTTCATTTCGATTGTAAAGCCTCATAGATCCCTTTACATCGTACTGCAACATCTCTCTGTGCGATGTATCTTCATAAGGCGAAGTATGGGTAAGGTCATAAAAAATTGATCTGGCACTTAAAGTCTGAGTTAGCCTTACACTGTCTCCCATCGTATAGCTCAATTTGGGATTAATCTGAAATCTCTGTCCTTTAAGCCCGTCTTCTTTATAAAATTCTCCAGCATTGATGTTAAAATTTGCAGTGAAAGGACCAATTTTAAATGGAGAAACAACATAGCCGAGCTCGGTTTTTAAAGGTGGACTTTCCCCGTCCCATCTTAAATCTTTCCATGCCTGACCGAGCAAATAAAATCTTGATTGGACTGCAGGAACAGATAGCTCAACTGAGGACTGCAGAAATCGGTCGTATTCAGCAGAAAGATCTTTGCCATAATCTTTAAAAAGAAAAGTTTTTGAAATCTGACGAGTATCTCCATATTCCCTATAAAAATCCTTTTTATTCACATAGTTCACATCTACAAGAAGGTCAATACCTCTAAATTTTTGAACATGAATACCTCGGATTTCAAAGAAGTCTTTGTCAATGTCTTTATCATTGATATTATAAACATGCCACATACCTTTTGTATCAAAATCAAGATACCTATATTCAAGACCCTTGCCCAGTCCGGTTTTTGAAAAATAATCAAGATAAAAAGTGGCGTCTTTATTACTGTCTATAACAAGGTAGTAAGCAGGACTGAAGCGAAATCCACGTGTATTAGAGTTACCAAATTTTAAAGGTAGAAATCCTGATTTACGATTGTTTCCTCCAGGTCCAGAAAATATAGGAGAAAATAAAACAGGTACATCTTTAACTTGAAATGTACTGAGTTTTGATACCACCGCGTCATCAACAACAAAATCTACAAATTCTCCTGTAAAACACCATGGTTGAGACTTGTCTGGCTCAGGCTCACAGGTTGAAACTTTAGCTTTCCTGGCTTTATACTTTATTTCACTTAATCGCTCAATTTCTTGAGCTCTAATCCAGAAATCCTGATCTTTTATATGAATTAGAGCATTTTTAAGAAGAGCAGTTTTTTTATCAATATTGAATTTACCCTCTTCTGCCCAGGCAGTCATTGTTGAATCGTTGTAATAAAAATCTTTGTATGCTTCTACCTCATTTGTTTTTTCGTAGTAAATTGCTTTTTGAGCTCTCATCTCAAAATTTGGATCAACCATATGAACATTTCCAGTTGCAACAGATTTCTGTTCTTCATCAAAATGTTCAAGTGTATCTGATGTTATCTCTATTGAGAATGCAAGGCAGGGCAGAAAAAGAACCAGTAAAACAATTAGCACTTTCATAACAACTCGCCCAATCCTTTATGCAATGACTTTTCACCGAAAAACTCTTTTATTTCACCGATCAGGTAAGATGAACCTGTACATAAAAGATAAAGATGAGGTTTTTCCCTGCAAACATTTAAAGCTTGTTTAAATGCTTGCTCAGAGTCAGTAACACAGGAGATTTGTATCCGAAAATCTCCATTGAGTTGCGATAAAAACTCATCAATCTTTAATGCTCTTTCATAAGCAGGAGTTGTAAAGAAAAAAGAATGTGCATAACCATCAAAATGTTTTATAACTCCTTTAAAATCTTTATCTTTCATTACTCCAAAAACAACAACCGGTTTTTTATCTGTAAGCATCTTAAGAGAACTCACAAGACTTTTCGCTGCATGAGGATTATGAGCAATATCAAGGATAATCAGTGGATCATGAGAAATAACCTCGAGTCTTCCATACATTTTTACATTTTTAAGCCCCTCTTTTATAGAATCTTCATTCCACTGAGGATATGAACGAATAAAAGCTTCCAAAGCCACAGATACATTTTCAAGCTGGTGAAAGCCTGTTAGGGGAAGGAATAGAGAAAAAATCCTTTTAGAATCCCTTTCAGGTTGAACAGTACAGTCAACTTTTTTCTGTATGCAGTTTTTAAAAAAACAAAAATCAAACCATAATCCTTCAAAACTCATTTTATTCAAGAAACTTAAAAAATCTTTACCATAGATATAAAAGTCGCTATTTAACTGTTTTGCCCTCTGTCTTAATAACTCTTCAACCTCAACCTGCTGGTTTGAGGAAACCACAGGAATGCCTTTTTTTATGATTCCTGCTTTTTCAAATGCAATGGATTTTATATCATTACCCAGAAATTTCTGATGATCAACGCCGATACTTGTAATTACAGAAATCTCTGGATTTACAACATTTGTTGCATCAAGTCTTCCTCCCATTCCTGTTTCAAGAACAGCGTATTCAATATTTTTTTCTTTAAAGTAAAGAAATGCCATAACAGTTATATACTCAAAAAATGTAAGATCCTCAGAATAAGGCTTGATTTTTTCAATAAGTCTTAAAATATCATCTTCGGATATTTCAATATCATTAACAACAATTCTTTCTGTAAATCTTGTAAGATGAGGCGATGTAAAAAGCCCAACATTGCATCCATGAGCTCTTAATAAATTATAAATTATTTTAGAAACTGAGCCTTTACCATTAGTCCCTGCAATATGAATAGATTTAAATTCTTTTTGAGGATTACCGAGTCGTTCAAGTGTAGAAAAAACTCTGTCAAGTCCTAGCTTTATTCCTTTAGTTCTTCTTTTATAAAGCTCATTTATTGTCTCTTTATATTCCATGAGTTTGATTAATCAATGTTAATTAATTTTTCAGGCATAAATATATTAATAATTTTATGTATTGTGTTTTTTAACTCATTCCTTGTCACAACTACATCAACCATTCCATGTTCCAGCAAAAATTCAGCTCTCTGAAAACCTTCAGGCAACTGTTGTTTGATGGTTTCTTGAATAACTCTTGGTCCCGCAAATCCTACGAGGCTTTTAGGTTCAGCTATAATGATATCTCCCAGCATTGCAAATGATGCTGTAACCCCTCCAAATGTTGGATCTGCCAGAACAGATATATATAAAAGCCCTGCTTCCTTAACTCTGCCAATTGCCTGAGAAGTTTTTGCCATCTGTATAAGCGAAAACATTCCTTCTTGCATTCTTGCACCACCAGATGCTGAAACAATAATCAGAGGAACTTTTCTTGAGATTGCTCTTTCTGCAGCTCTTGTAACTTTTTCTCCTACAACAGTTCCCATGCTACCACCCATAAATGCAAAATCAAGAACAGCAATTACTACATCTCTTCCATTGATCTTGGCATCGCCATAAATAGCTGCTTCTTTTAGCCCTGTCTTTTTTTCATTTTCAAGAAGTCTCTCTTTATAGGACATCGTATCTTTAAACTCAAGTGGATCATGGCTTCTGAGATCAGGATCGAGTTCAGTGAAACTTCCATTATCTGTTATTAGAGTAATTCGCTCTTTTGCTGAAATCCTGAAGTGATACTGACATTTGGGACAAACTTTGCAGTTATTTTCAAGTTCTTTACGATAAATTATTTCCTTACAGTTTTCACATTTGACCCATAATCCTTCAGGAATTTTTACTTTTTTTTCTATTCTGGATTCTTTTTTTTTAAACCATGCCATTTATTTTATAGCCTCTCTTAAAGATTTTATAAATTCGTATGCTTCTTCAGGTTTTTCATGAAACATCTTCACAATCGCACTTCCCACAATCACACCATCAGCAAATTGTGATACATAAGCTGCCTCTTTTGGTTTGCTAACTCCAAATCCAACGCATACCGGTTTACCAAAACTTTTCACATAGTCTATATGCTCTTTGAATGCTTTATCAAGTATAAGCTCAGAGCCTGTTATTCCTGTTATTGAAACATAATAAATAAAGCCTGTTGAAAAACGGGCAATTTTTTTTATTCTCTCAGGTGTTGATGTTGGTGCAACTAAAAAAACTGTATCAATACTGTATTTTTTGGCATAAAACATGTATATCCGGGATTCCTCAACTGTCAGGTCAGGAAATATCACGCCTGAAATACGTGCACTGGATGCATCATTGAAAAATTTTTCAATACCATAACAGAAAACAGGATTTAAATAACTCATGAGGATTACAGGAGTTTGTATTTCCTCTTTAAACTCTTGAAGAAATTTTAATATCTTTCTTAATGTTACTCCTGCGTTTAATGCCCTATCAGAAGCTTTCTGAATTGTAGGACCATCAGCAAGAAGATCTGAAAAGGGAACGCCAAGCTCGATAATGTCAGCACCTGCATCAGTTAGCATCTTGATCCTTCTTAAAGTATTTTCAAGATCCGGGTCTCCTGCCATAATATACGGAATAAATGCTTTTCTACCCTGCTTTTTTATTTCCTCAAGTTTTTTTCTTACAGAAAAACCTTTCATATAGAAATTCCTTTAATCCTCGCTACTTCTTGAACATCTTTATCTCCTCTGCCTGAGAGGTTTACAATGATTATTGAGTCCTTTGACATCTTTGGCGCAACCTTTATTGCCTCAGCCACAGCATGTGCTGACTCCAGAGCAGGAATAATGCCTTCAAGGCTGCTCAACAGCTCAAAAGCCTCCAATGCCTCGTCATCAGTTACATGCGTATATTTGACCCTTCCTGTATCCCTTAAATAAGCATGTTCAGGGCCAACAGAAGCATAATCAAGCCCTGCGGATACAGAGTGAGTTTTTAGAATATTGCCATCGTCATTCTCTAAAACATAACTCAAACATCCCTGAAAAACTCCCTTATTACCACTTGCAAATCTTGCTGCATGAAGCCCTGTCTCAATGCCTTTACCACCTGCCTCAACACCTGTCATCTGAACATCATTATCATCTAAAAATTCGCTGAAAAGTCCAATTGAGTTGCTTCCACCACCAACGCATGCAATAAGGAGCGATGGAAGTCTGCCTTCTTTTTTTAGTATCTGTTTTTTTGCTTCTTTCCCTATTACGCTCTGAAAAAATCTAACAAGTAATGGATAGGGATGTGGTCCAAACACTGTTCCAAGAACATAGTGCGTTGTTCTTACATTTTTTGTCCAGTCTCGCAAAGATTCATTAATTGCATCTTTGAGTGTTTTTGAACCAGTATCAACTGGAATAACTTTAGCACCAAGAAGATTCATTCTGAAGACATTGAGCTGCTGTCTTCTTATATCCTCTGTTCCCATGTAGATATCACATGCAAGTCCTACAAGTGCAGCACCCGTTGCAGTGGCTACCCCATGCTGACCCGCTCCTGTTTCAGCGATTATCCTTTCTTTTTTCATAACTCTTTTTGCAAGTAAAGCCTGTCCAAGTGCATTATTTATTTTGTGCGCTCCTGTATGTGCGAGGTCTTCTCTTTTTAGATATATCTTTGCACCGCTCAGATATTCTGTCAGCCTACCTGCAAAATAAAGTGGTGTAGGTCGACCAACATAATCTTTAAGTAGTGATTCAAACTCATCTAAAAACTCTTTATCAAACTTCACTCTCAAAAAAGCCCTCTCAAGCTCCTTTAAAGCAGGCATTAGAGTCTCAGGCACAAACCTCCCACCATACTGTCCAAAATAGCCTTTTTTAATATACATGAAAGCTATTATATCATAATAATAAATGGCTACGCATATGCTTGTTGAGTGCTCGTTGAGAGTCTGTATTTCCAATAGACCATTGAAGTCGACCAACATGACGTATTACTGCTATGATTCTTATTTAGTTGCAAGTTGACGAAAAATTTAGAAAAATTTTAAACTAATAATTCGAAGTAACTCTGGAGGTTTCAACAGAAAATGGAAGATAAAAATTTAAAGCTTGCTTTACCAAAAGGAAGTCTGCAGGAACTAACGCTAAAGTTGTTTAAAAAGGCTGGATATAATATAAATGTTTCTCATCGATCATACTATCCTGTTATAGATGATGAAGAAATATCATGTATGCTTTTAAGGGCTCAGGAAATACCTGTTTATGTAGAAAAAGGATATTTAGATTGCGGACTTACTGGTTATGACTGGATCCTTGAACAAAATGTGGATGTTGTAGAGATTGCAGAGCTTAGATATGCAAAAGAGGGTTTCAGACCTGTAAGATGGGTTCTGGCTGTTCCAGAGGACTCTCCAATTAAAAGTATTGAAGAGTTACAGAATAAAAGAATCGCTACAGAGCTTGTTGGATATACAAAAAGATATTTAAAATCAAAAGGAATTAAAGCTGAGGTTTATTTTTCATGGGGAGCTACAGAGGTTAAACCTCCTTATCTTGCTGATGCTATAGTTGATCTAACAGAAACAGGAAGTTCTATTAAAGCCAACAAATTGCGCATAATTGATGTAATTCTTGAGTCAACAACCCGATTTATTTCAAATAAGAATACCCTGAAAAATCAGTGGAAGAAGAAAAAAATGCAGGACATCGCGATGCTTCTTCAGGGTGCCTTACTCGCTGAAGAGAAAGTCGGACTAAAAATGAACGTGCCTAAAGATTCTCTAAAAAAGGTTCTCAGTTTGCTCAATTCTTTACACTCTCCTACAATTTCACAACTTTATGATGAAGACTGGTATGCAATAGAGGTCATCATAAATGAAAAAAAGGTTAGAGAGCTTCTTCCTAAACTCAAAGATGCAGGAGCATCTGGTTTTGTTGAATATCCATTAAATAAAGTAATTCCTTAGGAGGTGTTTTCATGTATGCAGTTATAGAAACCGGCGGAAAGCAACTGAAAGTTAAAGCTGGAGATACTGTTAAAGTTGAAAAACTTAGTTTAGAACCAGGACAGGAAGTTGTTTTTGATAAGATTTTACTTTTTAAATCAGATGATGAACTGAAAGTAGGGAAGCCTTATCTTGAAGGTATTAAAGTGAAAGCTCAAGTGATTGATGAGGCAAAGGACAAAAAAGTGCTTATTTACAGACCCCCTTCAAAAAAAGCCATGCACAAGCTTAAAGGACACAGACAGTGGTATACTAAAATAAAAGTACTGGAAATTATAGGAGGATAAACATGGCACATAAAAAGGGAGTTGGAAGTTCAAGAAACGGAAGAGATAGTCAGTCTAAAAGACTTGGTGTGAAAAGATTCGGTGGACAAATTGTAAAAGCAGGCAATATTCTCGTACGTCAGAGAGGAACCAGGTTTCATCCAGGATCAAATGTTGGAGTTGG encodes:
- the trpB gene encoding tryptophan synthase subunit beta; this translates as MYIKKGYFGQYGGRFVPETLMPALKELERAFLRVKFDKEFLDEFESLLKDYVGRPTPLYFAGRLTEYLSGAKIYLKREDLAHTGAHKINNALGQALLAKRVMKKERIIAETGAGQHGVATATGAALVGLACDIYMGTEDIRRQQLNVFRMNLLGAKVIPVDTGSKTLKDAINESLRDWTKNVRTTHYVLGTVFGPHPYPLLVRFFQSVIGKEAKKQILKKEGRLPSLLIACVGGGSNSIGLFSEFLDDNDVQMTGVEAGGKGIETGLHAARFASGNKGVFQGCLSYVLENDDGNILKTHSVSAGLDYASVGPEHAYLRDTGRVKYTHVTDDEALEAFELLSSLEGIIPALESAHAVAEAIKVAPKMSKDSIIIVNLSGRGDKDVQEVARIKGISI
- the rpmA gene encoding 50S ribosomal protein L27, producing the protein MAHKKGVGSSRNGRDSQSKRLGVKRFGGQIVKAGNILVRQRGTRFHPGSNVGVGSDYTLFALIDGVVKFERKDKQRLKVSVYPVSEPAQ
- the hisG gene encoding ATP phosphoribosyltransferase, which codes for MEDKNLKLALPKGSLQELTLKLFKKAGYNINVSHRSYYPVIDDEEISCMLLRAQEIPVYVEKGYLDCGLTGYDWILEQNVDVVEIAELRYAKEGFRPVRWVLAVPEDSPIKSIEELQNKRIATELVGYTKRYLKSKGIKAEVYFSWGATEVKPPYLADAIVDLTETGSSIKANKLRIIDVILESTTRFISNKNTLKNQWKKKKMQDIAMLLQGALLAEEKVGLKMNVPKDSLKKVLSLLNSLHSPTISQLYDEDWYAIEVIINEKKVRELLPKLKDAGASGFVEYPLNKVIP
- the rplU gene encoding 50S ribosomal protein L21 → MYAVIETGGKQLKVKAGDTVKVEKLSLEPGQEVVFDKILLFKSDDELKVGKPYLEGIKVKAQVIDEAKDKKVLIYRPPSKKAMHKLKGHRQWYTKIKVLEIIGG
- the trpA gene encoding tryptophan synthase subunit alpha; its protein translation is MKGFSVRKKLEEIKKQGRKAFIPYIMAGDPDLENTLRRIKMLTDAGADIIELGVPFSDLLADGPTIQKASDRALNAGVTLRKILKFLQEFKEEIQTPVILMSYLNPVFCYGIEKFFNDASSARISGVIFPDLTVEESRIYMFYAKKYSIDTVFLVAPTSTPERIKKIARFSTGFIYYVSITGITGSELILDKAFKEHIDYVKSFGKPVCVGFGVSKPKEAAYVSQFADGVIVGSAIVKMFHEKPEEAYEFIKSLREAIK